From the genome of Scytonema hofmannii PCC 7110, one region includes:
- a CDS encoding diguanylate cyclase domain-containing protein, with protein sequence MNQDPSTSNYGNILIVDDQLDNLRVLSTVLAKEGYHVRKALNGQMALTAVKTLPPDIILLDINMPEMDGYEVCERLKADPANSNIPVIFISILDDVLDKVKGIKVGGADYITKPFQFEEVIARVQNQLTIQKLQRELRETNQKLSEQNALLLLEIEKRVKVESALQTANDKLRELVWVDSLTQVSNRRFLDDYLQREWQRSAREQLPLSFILCDIDYFKSYNDTYGHVAGDDCLRKVARAIRYAVRRPADVVARYGGEEFAVILPNTNFHGAVRVAENVRLRIKELKIPHSSSFVKNYITLSMGIATKVPVNPSLPKTLIAASDKALYQAKLQGRNGYCACVPVARQNCSGNLSVAGEIKCWNKQYIFEEEGSLSED encoded by the coding sequence ATGAATCAAGATCCATCAACATCTAATTATGGCAATATTCTTATAGTTGATGACCAGCTTGATAACTTACGCGTATTATCAACTGTTTTAGCAAAAGAGGGGTATCACGTTCGTAAAGCCCTCAACGGGCAAATGGCTTTAACTGCCGTCAAGACCTTGCCCCCAGACATTATTTTGCTAGATATTAATATGCCGGAAATGGACGGCTATGAGGTATGCGAAAGATTAAAAGCCGATCCAGCAAACAGCAACATACCCGTGATTTTTATTAGTATTTTAGATGATGTCTTAGATAAGGTCAAAGGAATTAAAGTTGGTGGTGCAGATTACATTACCAAACCATTTCAGTTTGAAGAGGTCATTGCACGGGTACAAAATCAACTGACTATTCAAAAATTACAAAGAGAACTTCGAGAAACCAACCAAAAGCTTTCAGAGCAAAATGCTTTGTTGTTATTAGAAATAGAAAAACGTGTCAAAGTTGAATCTGCCTTACAAACAGCTAACGACAAACTGAGAGAATTGGTTTGGGTGGATAGTTTAACACAAGTTTCTAACCGCCGTTTTTTAGATGATTACTTGCAACGAGAATGGCAGAGGTCAGCACGAGAGCAACTTCCTCTTTCTTTTATTCTGTGCGATATAGACTATTTTAAATCTTACAACGATACCTACGGTCATGTAGCAGGTGATGATTGTTTGCGGAAGGTGGCTCGGGCTATTCGTTATGCAGTTAGGCGTCCTGCCGATGTGGTAGCTCGTTATGGAGGAGAAGAGTTTGCTGTGATTTTACCCAACACAAATTTTCATGGAGCAGTGCGAGTAGCTGAAAATGTTAGGTTACGGATAAAAGAATTAAAAATTCCTCATTCATCATCTTTTGTGAAAAATTATATTACCTTAAGTATGGGTATAGCAACTAAAGTTCCCGTGAATCCGTCTTTACCAAAAACTCTTATCGCTGCTAGTGACAAGGCTCTCTATCAAGCGAAACTACAAGGACGTAACGGATATTGTGCTTGTGTGCCTGTTGCCCGACAAAATTGCTCCGGAAATCTTTCTGTCGCGGGAGAAATTAAATGTTGGAATAAACAATATATCTTTGAGGAGGAGGGTTCTTTGAGTGAAGATTAG
- a CDS encoding pentapeptide repeat-containing protein: protein MPFANFSCANLESINFSNLNLSGINLSRSNLSTANLSGTNLSGADLSGANLNGAILDNTNLSNANLSNANFNGVDLRTVIINSETILSPKWRLVWEIFQKYQSQ from the coding sequence TTGCCATTTGCTAACTTTAGTTGTGCAAACCTTGAGAGTATAAATTTTAGCAATCTAAACCTTAGTGGTATTAACCTAAGTCGTAGTAACCTTAGTACTGCCAACCTTAGTGGTACCAACCTTAGTGGTGCCGACCTTAGTGGCGCAAACCTTAACGGTGCCATACTAGATAATACCAACCTTAGTAATGCCAACCTTAGTAATGCCAACTTTAATGGTGTAGACCTCCGTACTGTAATAATCAACTCTGAAACAATACTTAGTCCTAAATGGCGTTTAGTTTGGGAAATATTTCAAAAATACCAATCTCAGTAA
- a CDS encoding hybrid sensor histidine kinase/response regulator, with the protein MHLHQEYKGNILVVDDTPDNLRLLSAMLTAQGYEVRKALNGKMALTACQMVLPDVILLDINMPGMDGYEVCKQLKVDERTYDIPVIFISALDDVLDKVKAFDVGGVDYITKPFHGAEVLLRIENQINLRLLQHKLKEKNLLLQKTLDELKVAQVQQIQNEKMAALGQMVAGIAHEVNNPISLIYGNIEYVSQYVQQLINVVEVYHDEYPNPTVKIQQTVRDIDLHFLMNDVRNLMGAMYRGADRIRQIVLALQNFSRLDEADMKPVNIHEGIDSTIVMLQHRLKETAHRPSINVTTEYSNLPLVSCYPSELNQVFMHIISNAIDALDRGVGSSEWGIGKERHPTHHSPLPTPQINIHTQLTSNNTVRVSIADNGPGMDESVRSRLFDPFFTTKPVGKGSGLGLSISHQIVVKKHQGKIKCHSSVGQGANFIIEIPIEQPETTLSNED; encoded by the coding sequence ATGCATTTACATCAAGAATACAAAGGCAATATTTTAGTTGTTGATGATACACCGGATAACCTACGTCTGTTATCTGCAATGCTAACAGCACAAGGTTATGAAGTTCGTAAAGCATTAAATGGTAAAATGGCATTAACTGCTTGTCAGATGGTTTTGCCGGATGTTATTCTGCTTGATATTAATATGCCAGGTATGGATGGGTATGAGGTTTGCAAGCAACTTAAAGTAGATGAAAGAACTTATGATATTCCAGTGATTTTTATTAGTGCTTTAGATGATGTATTGGATAAAGTAAAAGCTTTTGATGTCGGAGGTGTAGATTACATCACCAAACCTTTCCATGGAGCAGAAGTTTTATTGCGGATTGAAAATCAAATCAATTTACGTTTACTCCAACATAAACTAAAAGAAAAGAATTTATTGTTACAAAAGACTCTTGACGAATTAAAAGTTGCCCAAGTCCAACAAATTCAAAATGAGAAAATGGCAGCATTGGGACAGATGGTTGCTGGAATTGCCCACGAAGTTAACAACCCAATTAGTTTGATTTACGGAAATATTGAGTATGTTAGTCAGTACGTACAACAGTTAATTAACGTCGTGGAAGTTTATCATGATGAGTATCCAAATCCAACAGTAAAAATTCAGCAAACAGTTCGGGATATAGACTTACACTTTTTGATGAATGATGTGCGAAACTTGATGGGTGCTATGTACAGGGGAGCCGATCGCATCCGGCAAATAGTACTGGCACTACAAAACTTTTCCAGACTTGATGAAGCGGATATGAAGCCAGTCAATATCCATGAAGGGATAGATAGTACTATTGTCATGTTGCAGCATCGACTGAAAGAAACAGCCCATCGTCCCAGCATTAATGTTACAACAGAATACAGTAATTTGCCTTTGGTGAGTTGTTATCCTAGCGAGCTCAATCAGGTGTTTATGCACATCATAAGTAATGCGATTGATGCTTTGGATCGGGGAGTGGGGAGTAGTGAGTGGGGAATAGGGAAAGAAAGACACCCTACTCACCACTCACCACTCCCTACTCCCCAGATTAATATTCACACTCAACTGACAAGCAATAATACAGTTAGAGTTAGCATTGCTGATAATGGTCCGGGGATGGATGAGTCAGTGCGATCGCGCTTATTCGATCCTTTCTTCACAACAAAGCCTGTGGGAAAAGGGAGTGGGCTGGGATTATCAATTAGCCATCAAATTGTAGTCAAAAAACATCAAGGAAAAATCAAGTGTCACTCTTCGGTTGGGCAAGGAGCAAATTTTATCATTGAAATACCAATTGAGCAACCAGAAACAACGTTGAGCAACGAAGACTGA
- a CDS encoding R3H domain-containing nucleic acid-binding protein yields MTITDDLQKLLDILPQDLRQTLEKHPQRDSLVEVVLDLGRRPEARFPSAAEYLSEVPVTQEQIDDCIQRVGIFGGDNRAGIEQTLHRISAIRNRSGKIIGLTCRVGRAIFGTIGTIRDLVETGKSILMLGRPGVGKTTALREIARVLADELNKRVVIIDTSNEIAGDGDVAHPAIGRSRRMQVAHPELQHHVMIEAVENHMPEVIVIDEIGTELEALAARTIAERGVQLVGTAHGNQIENLIKNPTLSDLVGGIQAVTLGDDEARRRGTQKTVLERKAPPTFEIAVEMWERERWVVHESVSDTVDTLLRGRHPNPQVRTVDENGKVVITRQVIPLTTRTQATVGEETFATSARHSNGWRTTGQMLPLPSLGTETQNGSGKSEFDRLLDESLTQFDSFDTENRYPGPNGEDLPLHIYPYGVSRSQLDQVIQVLSLPIVLTKDIDSADAILALRSHVKNHAKLRQLAKARQVPIHMIKASTMPQITRGLRRLLNLDDPEIGDEREMQLFLHSASDDEIDALEEARLAVEQIVIPKGQPVELLPRSASVRKMQHELVEHYRLKSDSFGEEPNRRLRIYPA; encoded by the coding sequence ATGACGATTACAGACGATCTCCAAAAATTATTAGATATATTGCCCCAAGACCTGCGGCAAACTCTAGAAAAGCATCCACAACGAGATAGCTTAGTTGAAGTAGTCTTGGATTTAGGTCGTCGCCCAGAAGCTCGGTTTCCATCAGCAGCTGAGTATCTGAGTGAAGTACCCGTTACTCAAGAACAGATAGATGATTGCATTCAAAGAGTGGGAATTTTTGGTGGAGATAATCGGGCAGGAATTGAGCAAACCCTGCACCGGATCAGTGCCATCCGCAACCGCAGTGGAAAGATTATAGGTCTAACCTGTCGCGTTGGTCGGGCGATCTTCGGAACAATTGGCACGATCCGCGATTTAGTAGAAACTGGAAAATCGATTCTCATGCTAGGACGCCCAGGTGTGGGCAAAACAACAGCGTTGAGGGAAATTGCCCGCGTTTTGGCTGATGAACTGAATAAACGAGTGGTGATTATCGATACCTCTAATGAAATTGCAGGTGATGGTGACGTTGCTCACCCCGCTATTGGGCGATCGCGACGGATGCAAGTGGCTCATCCAGAACTACAGCATCATGTGATGATTGAAGCGGTGGAGAACCATATGCCAGAAGTCATCGTTATTGATGAAATTGGTACGGAACTGGAAGCCCTAGCCGCCCGTACCATAGCCGAACGAGGCGTCCAATTGGTAGGAACCGCTCATGGCAACCAGATTGAAAACTTGATAAAAAACCCGACGCTTTCAGATTTAGTGGGTGGTATCCAGGCTGTGACGCTGGGAGACGATGAAGCTAGGCGGAGGGGGACTCAAAAAACTGTTTTGGAACGAAAAGCCCCTCCGACTTTTGAAATTGCCGTAGAAATGTGGGAACGAGAGCGCTGGGTAGTACACGAAAGTGTATCAGATACAGTAGATACTCTTCTTCGAGGACGGCATCCTAACCCGCAAGTCAGAACTGTTGATGAGAACGGCAAGGTGGTTATTACCCGCCAAGTTATTCCCCTGACGACTCGCACGCAAGCAACTGTTGGGGAGGAAACGTTTGCAACCTCAGCCAGACATTCCAACGGTTGGCGCACAACCGGACAAATGCTACCCCTGCCTTCACTAGGAACTGAAACACAAAATGGTTCGGGGAAAAGCGAGTTTGACCGCTTGTTGGATGAATCTTTAACTCAATTTGATAGCTTTGATACTGAAAATAGGTATCCGGGACCGAATGGCGAAGATTTACCACTGCACATATACCCCTATGGTGTCAGCCGCAGTCAATTAGATCAGGTCATTCAGGTTCTATCTTTGCCGATAGTCTTGACAAAAGATATTGATAGTGCTGATGCAATATTGGCGTTGCGATCGCACGTCAAAAATCATGCCAAATTGAGGCAATTAGCGAAAGCCCGCCAAGTCCCAATCCACATGATCAAAGCCAGCACCATGCCGCAAATTACCAGAGGGTTGCGACGCTTGCTGAATCTTGACGATCCCGAAATTGGCGACGAGCGCGAAATGCAACTTTTTCTTCACAGCGCCAGTGATGATGAGATTGACGCCCTAGAAGAAGCAAGACTTGCTGTCGAGCAAATTGTGATCCCCAAAGGGCAACCAGTCGAATTGTTACCTCGTTCTGCTTCAGTACGGAAAATGCAACATGAGTTAGTAGAACACTATCGTCTCAAGTCTGATAGTTTTGGGGAAGAACCAAATCGGCGTCTGCGGATTTATCCGGCATAA
- the lepB gene encoding signal peptidase I produces MQNQVSDNNSSHQQPNNSWIAELGRTIVLSVVLALGIRTFVAEARWIPSGSMEPTLHGSPNQWEADKIIVDKLGYKFSEPKRGDIVVFSPTKELQKEQYQDAFIKRVIALPGEKVALKNGKVYINGNPLPEQQYLTDSQRTVVDVCTSGQQPPFLSQPVTIPNNSYLVLGDNRNSSYDSRCWGVVPRENIIGRAVLRFWPLNQVGGIDKKELYNN; encoded by the coding sequence ATGCAAAATCAAGTGTCTGATAACAACTCTAGCCATCAACAGCCCAATAATTCGTGGATCGCAGAACTAGGTAGAACAATAGTTTTAAGCGTTGTTCTCGCCTTGGGAATTCGTACCTTTGTTGCTGAAGCACGTTGGATTCCCTCTGGTTCTATGGAACCGACTTTACATGGTTCCCCAAATCAGTGGGAAGCAGACAAAATTATTGTGGATAAATTAGGCTACAAATTTTCTGAGCCGAAGCGAGGCGATATTGTAGTCTTTTCTCCCACAAAAGAACTACAAAAAGAACAATACCAAGACGCCTTTATCAAGCGTGTAATTGCTTTACCAGGGGAAAAGGTAGCACTCAAGAACGGTAAAGTGTATATCAATGGCAACCCCTTACCAGAGCAACAGTACTTGACAGATAGTCAGCGTACAGTCGTTGACGTTTGTACATCCGGTCAACAACCTCCTTTCCTATCTCAACCCGTCACGATACCAAACAACTCATACTTAGTATTAGGAGATAACCGTAACAGCAGTTACGATAGTCGTTGCTGGGGTGTTGTTCCTCGTGAAAATATTATTGGTCGTGCGGTACTTCGCTTTTGGCCTCTCAATCAAGTTGGGGGAATAGATAAAAAAGAGTTATATAACAATTAA
- the tsaE gene encoding tRNA (adenosine(37)-N6)-threonylcarbamoyltransferase complex ATPase subunit type 1 TsaE: MKISLSDTTATRKLGIALGQSLDAGSVILLHGDLGAGKTTLVQGMGHGLGISEPIVSPTFTLINEYTEGRFPLYHLDLYRLEPKEVAALNLETYWEGVEVTPGIVAIEWAERLPYKPDSYIIVSLTYKNEGSRQAAIATHNCSISEELLGANL; the protein is encoded by the coding sequence ATGAAAATTTCTTTGTCAGATACTACGGCAACACGTAAACTAGGTATTGCACTCGGTCAATCTTTAGACGCTGGGAGCGTTATTTTACTACACGGCGATCTAGGTGCTGGCAAAACAACCCTAGTGCAAGGTATGGGTCACGGGTTGGGTATCTCCGAACCTATTGTTAGCCCTACTTTCACCCTGATTAATGAGTATACGGAAGGACGTTTCCCTCTGTATCACCTCGATTTATATCGCTTAGAACCAAAGGAAGTCGCTGCTTTAAATCTGGAAACTTATTGGGAAGGTGTTGAGGTGACACCAGGAATTGTGGCAATTGAGTGGGCTGAACGATTGCCTTATAAGCCAGATAGCTATATAATAGTTTCTCTGACTTATAAGAATGAGGGCAGTCGTCAAGCCGCGATCGCAACACACAATTGTAGTATTTCAGAAGAACTATTGGGCGCTAATTTGTAA
- the ldpA gene encoding circadian clock protein LdpA, which yields MTYLLDPLRSLEEGHWFKLICGASFQHLPAVRSLTLAYTLAGADCIDVAADPSVIAAAKEGLQIASELGRSAQQQGFSWYEKKPLLMVSLNDGEDPHFRKAEFHVTQCPTNCDRPCEKICPTQAIVFEGVNSNLSGVLSQKCYGCGRCIPICPYDIIYTKSYVSTPGAIAPLILSTGVDAVEIHTNVGRLSEFKRLWQAIVPWVEQLKLVAISCPDGDGLIDYLHTLYEVISPLPCVLVWQTDGRPMSGDIGDGTTLAAVKLGQKVLAAKLPGYVQLAGGTNSYTVAKLRAMGLLNDFRLPILDFGLEDYDSQSKIQNPKSKIQNPKSKIAGIAYGSYARVLLSPILEELEQPEVSQASVKISMRLEEEPLLLWQAVKLADSLVSQLKSRQ from the coding sequence GTGACTTATTTGTTAGACCCTTTACGTTCGCTTGAGGAAGGTCACTGGTTCAAGCTCATATGCGGAGCCAGCTTCCAACATCTGCCTGCAGTCAGAAGCTTAACATTAGCCTATACATTGGCGGGGGCTGACTGCATAGATGTTGCTGCCGATCCGTCTGTGATTGCTGCAGCTAAGGAGGGGCTGCAAATTGCATCGGAGTTGGGTAGGTCGGCTCAACAGCAAGGATTTAGCTGGTACGAAAAAAAACCGCTATTGATGGTCAGCCTGAATGATGGCGAAGACCCGCATTTTCGGAAAGCTGAATTTCATGTCACTCAATGCCCCACAAACTGCGATCGCCCCTGTGAAAAAATTTGTCCGACCCAAGCAATTGTTTTCGAGGGCGTAAATAGCAACTTGTCGGGAGTCTTATCCCAAAAGTGTTACGGTTGCGGTCGTTGCATTCCTATATGTCCATATGATATAATTTATACAAAGTCATATGTATCAACACCGGGAGCGATCGCACCATTGATATTGTCAACTGGGGTAGATGCCGTAGAAATTCATACAAATGTTGGGCGTTTGTCAGAATTCAAAAGATTGTGGCAAGCTATAGTGCCGTGGGTTGAGCAGTTGAAGTTAGTAGCAATTAGCTGCCCGGATGGTGATGGTTTGATTGACTATCTTCACACTCTCTATGAAGTCATTAGCCCCCTACCTTGTGTCCTAGTTTGGCAAACAGATGGTCGTCCGATGAGTGGAGATATTGGCGATGGTACGACATTAGCAGCCGTTAAGTTAGGGCAAAAAGTTTTGGCAGCAAAATTACCGGGATATGTGCAGTTGGCAGGAGGAACCAACAGCTACACTGTTGCTAAGTTACGGGCAATGGGCTTGTTGAACGATTTTAGATTGCCGATTTTAGATTTTGGATTAGAAGACTATGATTCACAATCTAAAATCCAAAATCCAAAATCCAAAATCCAAAATCCAAAATCCAAAATTGCCGGAATCGCATACGGTAGCTACGCCCGAGTCTTGCTGTCACCGATTCTAGAAGAGTTAGAACAACCGGAGGTGAGTCAAGCCAGTGTCAAAATAAGCATGCGCCTAGAAGAAGAACCATTATTGCTCTGGCAAGCAGTTAAGCTTGCAGATTCCCTCGTTTCCCAGCTCAAGTCGCGGCAATAG
- a CDS encoding dihydroorotase, whose protein sequence is MPFTASSLLIRRARIVLPTGELLVGDVLTSDRTIVEVAPEITKATPTTEIDAEGLTLLPGVIDPQVHFREPGLEYKEDLFTASCACAKGGVTSFLEMPNTRPPTISQYALDDKLQRASQKSLVNYGFFIGATADNLPDILLAKPTPGIKIFMGSMHGSLLVDQDAALEAIFAKGDRLIAVHAEDQARIQQRRAEFAGIHDPAVHSQIQDNQAALLATQQALRLSKKYQRRLHILHMSTAEEAELLRQDKPSWVTAEVTPQHLLLNTDAYAKIGTRAQMNPPLRSPHDNEVLWEALRDGTIDFIATDHAPHTLEEKSQEYPKTPSGMPGVETSLPLMLTAAMDGKCTVAQVANWMSQAVAKAYSIPNKGAIAPGYDADLVLVDLNTYHPVRPEELLTKCRWSPFEGWNLTGWPVVTIVGGQIVYEKGKLYTEVRGQALTFNQ, encoded by the coding sequence ATGCCATTTACCGCAAGTAGTTTGCTAATTCGTCGTGCTCGCATCGTTTTACCCACTGGTGAATTGCTAGTTGGTGATGTATTGACAAGCGATCGCACAATAGTTGAGGTGGCTCCAGAAATTACAAAGGCAACCCCAACAACAGAAATTGACGCAGAAGGGTTAACTTTGTTGCCAGGAGTCATCGATCCACAAGTACATTTCCGGGAACCGGGACTCGAATATAAGGAAGACTTATTTACTGCGAGTTGTGCTTGTGCTAAAGGGGGAGTCACCTCATTTTTAGAAATGCCAAATACACGCCCTCCAACAATTAGCCAGTATGCACTTGATGACAAGTTACAACGAGCATCCCAAAAGAGCTTGGTGAATTATGGCTTTTTTATCGGGGCAACAGCAGATAACCTCCCAGATATACTATTAGCAAAACCGACACCAGGGATCAAGATATTCATGGGGTCGATGCACGGTTCATTACTGGTTGACCAAGACGCTGCACTAGAGGCAATTTTTGCCAAAGGAGACCGCTTAATTGCTGTTCATGCAGAAGACCAAGCCAGAATACAACAGCGAAGAGCAGAATTTGCTGGGATTCATGACCCCGCAGTTCATTCTCAAATCCAAGATAACCAAGCAGCATTATTGGCAACCCAGCAAGCATTAAGACTTTCTAAAAAATATCAACGTCGCCTACATATTCTGCATATGTCAACAGCAGAAGAAGCAGAGTTGTTGCGTCAAGACAAACCAAGTTGGGTGACAGCAGAAGTCACGCCGCAGCACTTATTGTTGAATACGGATGCTTACGCCAAAATAGGAACAAGAGCGCAAATGAACCCGCCTTTGCGATCGCCTCACGATAACGAAGTTCTTTGGGAAGCCTTACGCGATGGCACGATCGACTTCATTGCCACAGACCACGCGCCACACACTTTAGAAGAAAAATCGCAAGAGTACCCCAAAACACCCTCTGGAATGCCCGGAGTAGAAACTTCCCTGCCTTTAATGCTAACAGCCGCAATGGACGGGAAATGTACTGTCGCCCAAGTAGCAAACTGGATGTCTCAAGCTGTAGCTAAAGCATATTCTATTCCTAATAAAGGAGCGATCGCACCCGGTTACGATGCCGATTTAGTTTTAGTAGATTTAAACACTTACCATCCAGTACGCCCAGAAGAACTATTAACTAAGTGTCGTTGGAGTCCTTTTGAGGGTTGGAATTTAACAGGATGGCCCGTTGTGACGATTGTAGGCGGTCAAATTGTTTATGAAAAAGGCAAATTGTATACAGAGGTAAGGGGTCAAGCTTTGACGTTTAATCAATAG